Proteins from one Deltaproteobacteria bacterium genomic window:
- a CDS encoding lysophospholipid acyltransferase family protein, whose protein sequence is MNRFFFIQYIPLFLFAMLISLLPASTAIAIGRFMGRLLFKIGGKHRRIAMDNISLALGIPQNEARQLSLKVFEHLGRMFIEFLKPACFGKDYVQAMVETRGLENLEKAKEKGKGVLILAAHLGNWELLGSALLEHVGPVTVVYKKARNPYVTEFIRKTRKKRGIETIPHRNSARKIMGILKKGEAVGILLDQHATNKDAVSADFFGMPVATNYGLALIAIKTGTPVVPAFLVKDEKGKYLCAYEEPLFLEKGDDMQEDILGATTTFNSIMEKWIRNYPDQWFWVHNRFRVKKYKQKKRPKRRPEQRIDNG, encoded by the coding sequence GTGAACAGGTTTTTTTTTATTCAATACATTCCCCTTTTTCTTTTTGCCATGCTTATTTCTCTTCTGCCTGCTTCAACTGCAATAGCTATTGGCAGATTTATGGGGAGACTGCTCTTTAAAATAGGTGGAAAGCACCGCCGTATAGCCATGGATAATATTTCCCTGGCCCTTGGCATTCCTCAGAATGAGGCACGGCAGCTGTCATTGAAAGTCTTTGAACATTTGGGCCGGATGTTTATTGAGTTTCTTAAACCGGCATGCTTTGGAAAAGATTATGTGCAGGCCATGGTTGAAACGAGGGGGCTTGAAAATCTGGAAAAGGCGAAAGAGAAGGGAAAGGGCGTGCTGATTTTGGCGGCTCATCTTGGAAACTGGGAGCTTCTCGGTTCTGCGCTGCTGGAACATGTGGGACCTGTTACCGTCGTCTATAAGAAGGCCAGGAACCCTTATGTTACTGAATTTATAAGGAAAACTAGAAAAAAACGGGGCATTGAAACCATTCCTCACAGGAATTCGGCAAGAAAGATTATGGGCATTCTCAAAAAAGGGGAGGCTGTCGGTATTCTTCTCGACCAGCATGCGACCAACAAGGATGCCGTTAGCGCTGATTTTTTCGGTATGCCTGTTGCTACTAATTACGGGCTGGCTCTCATTGCCATCAAGACGGGAACGCCTGTTGTTCCTGCATTTCTTGTAAAAGATGAAAAAGGGAAATACCTTTGCGCCTATGAGGAGCCCCTCTTTCTTGAAAAGGGGGATGACATGCAGGAAGACATCCTTGGTGCTACGACGACTTTTAACAGTATCATGGAGAAATGGATCAGGAATTATCCTGACCAGTGGTTCTGGGTTCATAACCGTTTCAGGGTTAAAAAGTACAAACAAAAGAAAAGGCCAAAGCGAAGGCCGGAGCAAAGGATAGATAATGGATAA